From the Musa acuminata AAA Group cultivar baxijiao chromosome BXJ3-7, Cavendish_Baxijiao_AAA, whole genome shotgun sequence genome, one window contains:
- the LOC103991204 gene encoding RNA-binding protein 1 isoform X2 — MERDPRAAVPGYIPSDVPSTASHQTWDMSGSQGTPDLPRINMLPLRSGSYGLDDHAGVSSHAMTRLGGLAAGDSIRALEGPVLARRDVPLNINHSIVANGLSPEESNILFVDGLPTDCTRREVGHLFRPFIGFKEIRVVHKEPRRTGDKARVLCFVEFDNAKCALTALEALQGYKFDDKKPDAPVLRIQLVKFPFRPASVHDAQR; from the exons ATCCACGAGCTGCTGTGCCTGGCTATATTCCATCTGATGTTCCTTCCACAGCATCCCATCAGACGTGGGACATGAGTGGCTCACAGGGAACACCAGATTTGCCACGGATCAAT ATGTTACCACTGCGTTCTGGTAGTTATGGGTTGGATGATCATGCTGGAGTGAGCAGTCATGCTATGACCAGGCTTGGTGGGTTGGCTGCTGGAGATAGCATTAGAGCATTGGAAGGCCCAGTTTTAGCAAGAAGAGATGTTCCATTAAATATCAACCATAGCATCGTGGCCAATGGTCTATCGCCTGAGGAGTCCAACATTCTTTTTGTTGATGGTCTCCCTACTGATTGCACAAGGAGAGAAGTAGGTC ACTTGTTTCGCCCATTTATTGGGTTCAAGGAAATTCGAGTTGTGCACAAGGAGCCTCGTCGG ACCGGGGACAAGGCTAGAGTTCTGTGTTTTGTGGAGTTTGACAATGCCAAATGTGCTTTAACTGCACTAGAAGCTCTCCAAG GATACAAGTTCGATGATAAGAAACCAGATGCACCGGTCTTGAGAATCCAACTAGTAAAGTTCCCCTTCCGCCCAGCTTCCGTTCATGATGCCCAGAGATAG